GGTCCCTGAAATAAAATGGGTGCCGAAAATTAGAGAAAAAATTGAAAAAGGAAGAATCCCTTACGAACTATTGCAACTGATCAAGAAACAAAGACAGACTCACTACCCATTGTTAATCTTTGTATCTGAAATAGAATTAGGACAACAATTCACTGAGAACTTAAAAAAATACTTTCCCAAAGAAACAGTAGGTTTTGTATCCTCACAGACAACAGACCGCCTACGAATGGTAGAAAAGTTTAGAAACAAAGCCATAACCATGCTAGTCTCGACAACAATTTTAGAAAGAGGAGTGACTTTTCCATTTGTAGATGTCTTTGTTTTAGAAAGTAATCACAAATTATTTACTAAAAGTGCCCTCGTACAAATTTCAGGAAGGGTCGGTCGAAGTAAAGAAAGACCAACAGGTGAACTACTTTTTCTATCAGATGGTATAACACGAGGAATGAAAAAAGCGATTAAAGAAATAAAGGAAATGAATCAGGAGGCTGGATTTTGAAAGAATGTCTGCTTTGTACTAAAGAGTTGAAAACTGGTGAACATTTCATAGATCTTATAATTATGAATCAACAAGAAGAATGGATTTGTAAAGAATGCAAAGAAGGCTTCGAACAAATTGGCGAAATCCATTGTCCTAGATGTTATAAAGATAAGGAGGAGAAAGTATGTAAAGATTGCGAATACTGGATACAAAAGGGGAATATGGTAGAACATGAAGCATTATATAGATATAATGCAGCAATGAAGGACTATTTCAAACGATATAAATTTGAAGGAGATCGTTTATTAGGAATGGTATTTGCATGTGAAATCAAAAAAGCCTTGAAAAAGTATAAAAGCTATACGATAATACCGACTCCAATCAGCCATGAAAAAAAGCAGGAAAGAGGATTCAATCAAGTATCGACTATACTAGATTTTGCAGAGATAAAGTACAACAGTCTATTCCAAAAAGAAGACACTTTAGCCCAATCAAAAAAAACAAGAGAAGAAAGATTAAAAACCACTCAGCACTTTCAATTAAAAGGAGAAATTTCAGAAAAGCAGAAATATCTAATCTTCGATGATATCTACACAACGGGCAAAACAATCGAATTAATGAAGCGCCTACTAATTGAAAAAGGTGTGAAAGAAATAAAGACATTTTCAATCGCAAGGTAAAAAAAGATTTGCAAAAACTTTATGAAAGCGTTATAATATACATATAAATAAAAACATAATGTTTAGAAAGTAGGTACTAATATGATTAAATATAGTATCCGTGGTGAAAACCTAGAAGTAACAGAAGCCATTCGCGACTATGTCGTTTCTAAACTCGAAAAGATTGAAAAATATTTTCAGGCAGATCAAGAGCTAGACGCTCGAGTAAACTTAAAAGTTTACCGTGAAAAGACCGCAAAAGTAGAAGTAACCATTCCACTTGGATCTATTACACTGCGTGCAGAAGATGTCTCTCAAGATATGTACGGTTCAATTGATCTGGTTGTAGATAAAATTGAACGTCAAATTCGTAAGAATAAAACAAAAATCGAAAAGAAAAATCGTGTTAAATCTGGTGCAGGTAAATTGTTTACCGATGCAGTTGTAGAAGAAGCAGCAACCACAGAAAAAGTTGTTCGCTCAAAAACAATTGATCTAGAACCAATGGATTTAGATGAAGCGATCCTTCAAATGGATCTATTAGCACACGATTTCTTCATTTATCGTGATGCAGAGGATAACACAACAAATGTGATCTACCGTAGAGAAGATGGAGACATCGGTCTATTGGAAGTAAAAGAATAGAGATCAAAAAAGAGATCGAAAACATCAATTAATTATAGAGGAATCAGGAGCATTTATGCTCCTGATTTTTTTATATAAACCAAAAAAGTAAAAAAACTTTCAAAAAAATAAATTTTTTTAAGAAAAAGTATTGACAGTAAGGGTAGGTCATGATATACTAATATAGTTGTCGCGCGAGAGCGACAAAGACCTTTGAAAACTGAACAAGACGAACCAATGTGCAGGGCGCTATAACTAAGGTTATAGTAACTGAACAATAAAAAAACAATAAATCTGTCAGTGACAGAATGAGTTTAAGACAAACAATTATTTTAATGAGAGTTTGATCCTGGCTCAGGATGAACGCTGGCGGCGTGCCTAATACATGCAAGTAGAACGCTGAAGCTTGGTGCTTGCACCGAGCGGATGAGTTGCGAACGGGTGAGTAACGCGTAGGTAACCTGCCTCTTAGCGGGGGATAACTATTGGAAACGATAGCTAATACCGCATAAAAGTCGATATCGCATGATATTGATTTGAAAGGTGCAATTGCATCACTAAGAGATGGACCTGCGTTGTATTAGCTAGTTGGTGAGGTAACGGCTCACCAAGGCGACGATACATAGCCGACCTGAGAGGGTGATCGGCCACACTGGGACTGAGACACGGCCCAGACTCCTACGGGAGGCAGCAGTAGGGAATCTTCGGCAATGGGGGCAACCCTGACCGAGCAACGCCGCGTGAGTGAAGAAGGTTTTCGGATCGTAAAGCTCTGTTGTAAGAGAAGAACGAGTGTGAGAGTGGAAAGTTCACACTGTGACGGTAACTTACCAGAAAGGGACGGCTAACTACGTGCCAGCAGCCGCGGTAATACGTAGGTCCCGAGCGTTATCCGGATTTATTGGGCGTAAAGCGAGCGCAGGCGGTTAGATAAGTCTGAAGTTAAAGGCTGTGGCTTAACCATAGTACGCTTTGGAAACTGTTTAACTTGAGTGCAGAAGGGGAGAGTGGAATTCCATGTGTAGCGGTGAAATGCGTAGATATATGGAGGAACACCGGTGGCGAAAGCGGCTCTCTGGTCTGTAACTGACGCTGAGGCTCGAAAGCGTGGGGAGCAAACAGGATTAGATACCCTGGTAGTCCACGCCGTAAACGATGAGTGCTAGGTGTTGGGTCCTTTCCAGGACTCAGTGCCGCAGCTAACGCATTAAGCACTCCGCCTGGGGAGTACGACCGCAAGGTTGAAACTCAAAGGAATTGACGGGGGCCCGCACAAGCGGTGGAGCATGTGGTTTAATTCGAAGCAACGC
Above is a window of Streptococcus sp. LPB0220 DNA encoding:
- a CDS encoding ComF family protein, coding for MKECLLCTKELKTGEHFIDLIIMNQQEEWICKECKEGFEQIGEIHCPRCYKDKEEKVCKDCEYWIQKGNMVEHEALYRYNAAMKDYFKRYKFEGDRLLGMVFACEIKKALKKYKSYTIIPTPISHEKKQERGFNQVSTILDFAEIKYNSLFQKEDTLAQSKKTREERLKTTQHFQLKGEISEKQKYLIFDDIYTTGKTIELMKRLLIEKGVKEIKTFSIAR
- the hpf gene encoding ribosome hibernation-promoting factor, HPF/YfiA family; translation: MIKYSIRGENLEVTEAIRDYVVSKLEKIEKYFQADQELDARVNLKVYREKTAKVEVTIPLGSITLRAEDVSQDMYGSIDLVVDKIERQIRKNKTKIEKKNRVKSGAGKLFTDAVVEEAATTEKVVRSKTIDLEPMDLDEAILQMDLLAHDFFIYRDAEDNTTNVIYRREDGDIGLLEVKE